The Dermochelys coriacea isolate rDerCor1 chromosome 12, rDerCor1.pri.v4, whole genome shotgun sequence genome has a window encoding:
- the PABPN1L gene encoding embryonic polyadenylate-binding protein 2 isoform X1 — protein sequence MYQIESWQGLPQVQLPPGLQIPYSGLICLFVRRGALKMFGFQASALFLDPSAAWWQDPPPSLARVDSSWDVAEMAARQKAADEDSDLSPLEGDSAEELGVLDPELEAIKAKVREMEEEDERLKELQAEAKNHLILRSQAGIPVPRTTEEKIEADQRSIYVGNVDYGGTAEELESHFNSCGQINRVTILCDKFSGHPKGYAYIEFEDKSSVKAAVELDESMFRGRVIKVLPKRTNMPGISTTDRGGSRGRFPSRGGLPQRANVYGALRSRPRGRVYRGRGRLSPWYSPY from the exons ATGTATCAAATAGAgagctggcaggggctgccccaggTGCAGCTTCCTCCTGGTCTCCAGATTCCCTACAGTgggttgatttgtttgtttgtgagaAGGGGAGCACTCAAAATGTTTGGCTTCCAAGCAAG TGCCCTCTTTCTGGACCCCTCTGCGGCCTGGTGGCAGGACCCACCACCGTCCCTGGCCAGGGTGGATTCATCCTGGGACGTGGCTGAGATGGCAGCTCGGCAGAAGGCTGCGGACGAAGACTCAGACTTGAGCCCGCTGGAGGGGGACAGCGCAGAGGAGCTGGGTGTGCTGGACCCG GAACTAGAAGCCATCAAGGCCAAAGTCCgtgagatggaggaggaggatgagcggCTCAAGGAGCTGCAGGCTGAGGCCAAGAACCACCTCATCCTGAGATCGCAGGCAG GTATTCCTGTTCCTAGGACCACAGAGGAGAAAATTGAGGCTGATCAGAGATCCATCTACGTGGGCAAT GTGGACTATGGTGGAACAGCGGAAGAGCTGGAGTCCCATTTCAATAGCTGTGGGCAGATCAACCGGGTGACCATCCTCTGTGATAAATTCTCCGGACATCCCAAAGG gTATGCATACATTGAGTTTGAAGACAAGAGCTCTGTGAAGGCAGCGGTGGAGCTGGACGAGAGCATGTTCAGAGGCCGGGTCATCAAG GTGCTGCCCAAGCGGACCAACATGCCAGGTATCAGCACAACTGACCGTGGGGGCTCCAGGGGCCGTTTTCCAAGCAGGGGGGGCCTGCCTCAAAGGGCAAATGTCTATGGAGCGCTGAGATCAAGACCCCGAGGGAGAGTGTACAG GGGTCGTGGCAGGTTATCGCCGTGGTACTCTCCCTACTAG
- the PABPN1L gene encoding embryonic polyadenylate-binding protein 2 isoform X2: MFGFQASALFLDPSAAWWQDPPPSLARVDSSWDVAEMAARQKAADEDSDLSPLEGDSAEELGVLDPELEAIKAKVREMEEEDERLKELQAEAKNHLILRSQAGIPVPRTTEEKIEADQRSIYVGNVDYGGTAEELESHFNSCGQINRVTILCDKFSGHPKGYAYIEFEDKSSVKAAVELDESMFRGRVIKVLPKRTNMPGISTTDRGGSRGRFPSRGGLPQRANVYGALRSRPRGRVYSILPAQPRSAWGLPSEPLTAASKMDGEPMEAHVPH; this comes from the exons ATGTTTGGCTTCCAAGCAAG TGCCCTCTTTCTGGACCCCTCTGCGGCCTGGTGGCAGGACCCACCACCGTCCCTGGCCAGGGTGGATTCATCCTGGGACGTGGCTGAGATGGCAGCTCGGCAGAAGGCTGCGGACGAAGACTCAGACTTGAGCCCGCTGGAGGGGGACAGCGCAGAGGAGCTGGGTGTGCTGGACCCG GAACTAGAAGCCATCAAGGCCAAAGTCCgtgagatggaggaggaggatgagcggCTCAAGGAGCTGCAGGCTGAGGCCAAGAACCACCTCATCCTGAGATCGCAGGCAG GTATTCCTGTTCCTAGGACCACAGAGGAGAAAATTGAGGCTGATCAGAGATCCATCTACGTGGGCAAT GTGGACTATGGTGGAACAGCGGAAGAGCTGGAGTCCCATTTCAATAGCTGTGGGCAGATCAACCGGGTGACCATCCTCTGTGATAAATTCTCCGGACATCCCAAAGG gTATGCATACATTGAGTTTGAAGACAAGAGCTCTGTGAAGGCAGCGGTGGAGCTGGACGAGAGCATGTTCAGAGGCCGGGTCATCAAG GTGCTGCCCAAGCGGACCAACATGCCAGGTATCAGCACAACTGACCGTGGGGGCTCCAGGGGCCGTTTTCCAAGCAGGGGGGGCCTGCCTCAAAGGGCAAATGTCTATGGAGCGCTGAGATCAAGACCCCGAGGGAGAGTGTACAG CAtccttccagcccagcccaggagtGCATGGGGGCTCCCTTCAGAGCCACTCACCGCTGCCTCGAAAATGGATGGTGAGCCTATGGAGGCCCATGTGCCCCACTGA
- the PABPN1L gene encoding embryonic polyadenylate-binding protein 2 isoform X3, producing MFGFQASALFLDPSAAWWQDPPPSLARVDSSWDVAEMAARQKAADEDSDLSPLEGDSAEELGVLDPELEAIKAKVREMEEEDERLKELQAEAKNHLILRSQAGIPVPRTTEEKIEADQRSIYVGNVDYGGTAEELESHFNSCGQINRVTILCDKFSGHPKGYAYIEFEDKSSVKAAVELDESMFRGRVIKVLPKRTNMPGISTTDRGGSRGRFPSRGGLPQRANVYGALRSRPRGRVYSPAQECMGAPFRATHRCLENGW from the exons ATGTTTGGCTTCCAAGCAAG TGCCCTCTTTCTGGACCCCTCTGCGGCCTGGTGGCAGGACCCACCACCGTCCCTGGCCAGGGTGGATTCATCCTGGGACGTGGCTGAGATGGCAGCTCGGCAGAAGGCTGCGGACGAAGACTCAGACTTGAGCCCGCTGGAGGGGGACAGCGCAGAGGAGCTGGGTGTGCTGGACCCG GAACTAGAAGCCATCAAGGCCAAAGTCCgtgagatggaggaggaggatgagcggCTCAAGGAGCTGCAGGCTGAGGCCAAGAACCACCTCATCCTGAGATCGCAGGCAG GTATTCCTGTTCCTAGGACCACAGAGGAGAAAATTGAGGCTGATCAGAGATCCATCTACGTGGGCAAT GTGGACTATGGTGGAACAGCGGAAGAGCTGGAGTCCCATTTCAATAGCTGTGGGCAGATCAACCGGGTGACCATCCTCTGTGATAAATTCTCCGGACATCCCAAAGG gTATGCATACATTGAGTTTGAAGACAAGAGCTCTGTGAAGGCAGCGGTGGAGCTGGACGAGAGCATGTTCAGAGGCCGGGTCATCAAG GTGCTGCCCAAGCGGACCAACATGCCAGGTATCAGCACAACTGACCGTGGGGGCTCCAGGGGCCGTTTTCCAAGCAGGGGGGGCCTGCCTCAAAGGGCAAATGTCTATGGAGCGCTGAGATCAAGACCCCGAGGGAGAGTGTACAG cccagcccaggagtGCATGGGGGCTCCCTTCAGAGCCACTCACCGCTGCCTCGAAAATGGATGGTGA